In one Arachis duranensis cultivar V14167 chromosome 9, aradu.V14167.gnm2.J7QH, whole genome shotgun sequence genomic region, the following are encoded:
- the LOC107466318 gene encoding ATP-dependent DNA helicase pfh1-like has protein sequence MPVPNNSLVSQFSNLILLRELQYDTISLTREHNANILKLNEEQRVVYDKIIDCVSNKRHGFFFVYGFGGTEKTFLNRVLSARLQSERKIVINIAFSGIASLLLPGGKTAHSMFNIPVELTEDTVCRIKKDSPKVKVVQLADLIFWDEAPMTNKLAFEALNRTLRDIMVSVSDRNKDLPFGGKVVVLGGDFRQVLPVIPKGSHAEIVMASINSSIL, from the coding sequence ATGCCGGTTCCTAATAACTCTTTAGTCTCTCAATTTAGCAATTTGATTCTGTTGCGTGAGTTGCAGTATGATACTATTTCTTTGACTCGTGAGCACAATGCAAATATCTTAAAGTTAAATGAAGAACAGAGGGTAGTCTATGATAAAATTATTGATTGTGTTTCGAACAAGAGGCACGGATTCTTTTTTGTGTACGGGTTTGGTGGCACtgaaaaaacttttttaaacaGAGTTTTGTCAGCTAGATTGCAATCTGAGAGAAAGATTGTTATAAACATTGCTTTTAGTGGTATTGCTTCTCTGTTGTTACCTGGTGGTAAGACGGCGCATTCTATGTTCAATATTCCTGTTGAGCTGACTGAAGACACTGTTTGTCGGATTAAGAAAGATAGTCCAAAAGTTAAGGTAGTCCAATTAGCCGATTTGATTTTTTGGGATGAGGCACCGATGACTAACAAATTAGCATTTGAAGCGCTCAATAGGACGTTGCGTGATATAATGGTTTCAGTCTCTGATAGGAATAAAGATTTACCTTTTGGTGGGAAGGTGGTTGTTCTTGGTGGTGATTTTAGGCAGGTCTTGCCAGTTATTCCAAAAGGTTCTCATGCTGAGATTGTGATGGCTTCCATAAATTCTTCTATCCTCTAG
- the LOC107466319 gene encoding uncharacterized protein LOC107466319 → MRLASGLEQSTAQELRSFSDWILQIGEGRCGTLVNDKLFVDIPSDLIISILENPMEDIANTIYPNLVKNFRDPSFFQDRAILATTIENVEEINNYKVDLLPGDEKNYLSTDLICGSDAYSDVDIDWINVEFLNQIRCSSLPNHSSKLKIGVPIILLRNIDPAGSLCNGTRLVV, encoded by the coding sequence ATGAGGTTAGCAAGTGGATTGGAACAATCAACTGCTCAGGAGTTAAGGTCGTTTTCAGATTGGATACTTCAAATCGGTGAAGGTCGATGTGGAACTCTGGTCAATGATAAACTTTTTGTTGATATTCCTTCTGATCTAATCATTTCTATTTTGGAAAATCCAATGGAAGATATTGCAAATACAATCTATCCGAATTTGGTTAAGAATTTTCGTGATCCAAGCTTTTTCCAAGATAGGGCAATACTGGCTACGACTATCGAGAATGTTGAAGAGATAAACAATTATAAAGTTGACTTGTTGCCCGGTGACGAGAAAAATTATCTCAGTACTGATTTGATATGTGGTAGTGATGCCTATTCTGATGTTGATATTGATTGGATAAATGTTGAATTCTTGAATCAGATTAGGTGTTCTAGTCTACCTAATCATTCGTCGAAGTTGAAAATAGGCGTGCCTATTATTTTGTTGAGGAATATTGATCCAGCTGGGAGTTTGTGTAATGGCACTCGACTTGTTGTGTGA